The following are from one region of the Paenibacillus protaetiae genome:
- the lepB gene encoding signal peptidase I, with translation METEDAARVWRTVLEWLLAGVAAAIIAWSVKHYMYAQLEIHNISMQNTLYDGQRLIEDKWSYHFHQPHRGDIVIIDGPESDIRLIKRVIGLPGDELDIRDGQVFINGTALPEPYAKGRTEPNGITVPFVIGQGELFVMGDNRENSMDSRTLGPIAFTSIEGKAVFRMWPFRQFGFID, from the coding sequence ATGGAAACAGAGGATGCTGCCCGTGTTTGGAGGACCGTGCTGGAGTGGCTGCTGGCAGGAGTCGCCGCAGCGATTATTGCATGGTCTGTGAAGCATTATATGTACGCCCAGCTGGAAATCCACAATATTTCGATGCAAAATACGCTGTATGACGGACAACGTTTGATTGAGGATAAGTGGAGTTATCATTTTCATCAACCGCACAGAGGGGATATAGTCATTATTGACGGGCCGGAGTCCGACATTCGGTTAATTAAACGGGTTATCGGGCTTCCCGGTGATGAATTGGACATTCGGGACGGACAGGTATTTATTAACGGAACCGCGTTGCCGGAGCCTTATGCGAAAGGGCGGACGGAGCCTAACGGGATTACGGTTCCTTTTGTTATCGGTCAAGGCGAGCTGTTTGTAATGGGAGATAACCGTGAAAACAGTATGGATAGCCGTACGCTTGGCCCTATTGCTTTCACTAGTATTGAAGGCAAAGCCGTATTTCGCATGTGGCCCTTCCGGCAATTCGGATTTATTGATTAA
- a CDS encoding biotin transporter BioY, which yields MNKNYNIRSYVFIALFAALFVVMSAISFKLSISQVPITLQTLAVCLSGLFLGARNGLLSILLVLVLTAIGLPMIHGEGGVAILYGYTGGYLFSFLWSSLIIGYISGPLLRNETIWRSKIAAFITLFIVMELFGSLFVYLFGVPWMMHSLGFSFQKAMSAGCYPFLIGDALKSVLAAAIGVSLRPSILKLRETTGTRKLETTGTVIG from the coding sequence GTGAACAAAAATTATAACATCCGGAGCTATGTATTTATCGCCTTATTTGCGGCATTATTTGTCGTCATGAGCGCGATATCGTTTAAGCTGAGCATCTCGCAAGTTCCGATCACACTCCAGACGCTGGCGGTCTGCCTGTCCGGATTATTTTTAGGCGCACGCAACGGATTATTAAGCATTTTGCTTGTGCTGGTCTTAACTGCCATTGGTCTCCCTATGATTCACGGCGAAGGCGGCGTTGCCATTTTATACGGATACACCGGCGGCTACTTGTTCAGCTTCCTATGGTCTTCGTTAATTATCGGCTACATAAGCGGGCCTTTGCTGCGGAATGAAACGATCTGGCGCAGCAAAATCGCAGCTTTTATCACCTTGTTTATCGTTATGGAGCTGTTTGGTTCGTTGTTTGTTTATCTGTTTGGCGTGCCTTGGATGATGCATTCCCTTGGCTTCTCCTTCCAAAAAGCGATGAGCGCCGGCTGTTACCCGTTTCTGATCGGCGATGCGCTTAAATCGGTTCTCGCAGCCGCAATCGGCGTGTCTTTGCGCCCGTCTATTTTGAAGCTGCGGGAGACGACCGGCACACGGAAGCTGGAGACAACCGGCACCGTTATCGGTTAA
- a CDS encoding DinB family protein, producing the protein MLKLFQYNWQVRNDWFDWCEPVSMEELMKKRTGGIGYILPTLYHIIAVEYGWICGTIQGKPIHIPSFGEVTGLRQMKQLSERCHAELAPFVYNWNDSLEDRIVIDITDEGEHVPHKCGEVMRHVLAHEIHHIGQLSIWSREMGRKPVTANLIGRGLYEI; encoded by the coding sequence ATGTTGAAGTTGTTTCAGTACAACTGGCAAGTCCGTAATGATTGGTTTGACTGGTGTGAGCCGGTGAGTATGGAAGAGCTGATGAAAAAACGCACCGGTGGAATCGGCTATATTCTGCCCACGCTGTACCACATTATTGCTGTCGAATACGGCTGGATATGCGGCACGATTCAAGGGAAACCGATTCATATTCCTTCGTTTGGAGAAGTGACCGGCTTACGACAAATGAAACAATTGTCCGAACGCTGTCATGCGGAGCTTGCTCCATTCGTGTATAATTGGAACGACAGCCTGGAGGACCGGATCGTAATCGACATTACCGATGAGGGGGAGCATGTGCCGCATAAATGCGGCGAAGTGATGCGGCATGTGCTAGCCCACGAAATTCATCATATAGGGCAATTGTCGATATGGTCCCGTGAGATGGGCAGGAAGCCGGTAACGGCAAACTTGATTGGCAGAGGGCTATACGAAATCTAG
- a CDS encoding DUF4184 family protein: MPFTLSHPLYAVPLRKLAPALSATGLALGSMAPDMEYFIAMQPYRSTGHTFIGFLAMGLPLCTAFAYAFHRIIMPSLPVLLPPALGMNRFAALHQRAWSLRGISPFILFYISLYIGFLSHLFVDNWTHRLGYFVEKFPELSKLQLGQPIYFWLQQGLSVIGLGLPALYLAYRWLSWYSKDKGAAVPDNIQVKNSLIYSGAALITAGFLFAAKLAAAANPWLLNLWFVAPFSSVLFGLFAACLLISARRSNQTAAALCGLAGFAVIYLLFKKGGIGEHLSVQHAWYVYIWLFSLLVFTLSKTIGKPSGAQLPLSSEC, encoded by the coding sequence ATGCCTTTTACTTTGTCGCATCCGCTTTATGCCGTACCGCTTCGCAAGCTGGCTCCTGCTTTAAGCGCAACCGGGCTTGCGCTCGGCAGCATGGCGCCGGATATGGAATATTTTATCGCCATGCAGCCTTACCGCTCGACCGGCCATACGTTTATCGGATTTTTGGCGATGGGGCTGCCCCTATGCACCGCGTTTGCTTACGCTTTTCACCGCATTATTATGCCATCGCTTCCTGTATTGTTGCCTCCGGCGTTAGGCATGAACCGTTTCGCCGCACTGCATCAGCGCGCCTGGTCACTCCGCGGCATCTCCCCGTTTATTTTGTTTTATATTTCGCTTTATATCGGTTTTCTTTCCCATTTATTTGTAGATAACTGGACGCATCGTTTAGGCTATTTTGTGGAAAAATTTCCAGAGCTGTCAAAGCTGCAGCTTGGCCAGCCGATCTATTTTTGGCTGCAGCAGGGGTTGTCTGTAATCGGTCTCGGTTTGCCTGCGCTTTACTTGGCTTACCGCTGGCTTTCCTGGTACAGCAAGGATAAAGGGGCGGCTGTTCCGGACAATATTCAGGTGAAAAACAGCCTCATTTATTCAGGAGCGGCGCTTATAACCGCCGGTTTTCTGTTTGCAGCCAAACTCGCAGCCGCAGCCAATCCGTGGCTGCTGAATCTATGGTTTGTTGCGCCGTTTTCATCGGTTTTGTTTGGCCTGTTTGCTGCCTGCCTGCTCATCTCAGCCCGCAGATCGAACCAGACTGCCGCAGCTTTGTGCGGGCTTGCCGGGTTTGCCGTCATCTATTTGTTGTTCAAAAAAGGCGGAATCGGGGAGCATCTTTCCGTGCAGCATGCTTGGTATGTTTATATTTGGCTGTTTTCGTTGCTCGTCTTCACATTGTCCAAAACGATCGGCAAACCGTCGGGCGCACAACTTCCGCTATCGAGCGAATGTTGA
- a CDS encoding ATP-binding cassette domain-containing protein, giving the protein MADWLLDQVVVKSGEGHTLLQTDKVTIRAGGITLITGPNGAGKTTLLEAMAGLRLLTEGRIWLGEAPLWLPEKRNRLNREVLLGFGIAMQHSDAQWFHGTVREELSYSAKPYRKAEKDWDMRMEATLLHTGLSLDMLERDPWSLSGGEQKRLSIACLLVCEPEWLLLDEPAAGLDAEGISRLAGLLAAHKAAGGGAVVITHDLDALLPVADTVIAVDGGTVCEAASAADWAAAHPAAAPQALRALAQLRAAGLLPPQPEGASGVPLWPAPRELAAALAGRLAQRPAAALAPPARGARAAAGAEGAYAAPPAAAPRATRGMAALPAAAAHSAEGARAAVRGVARARAPIAERFDPRTLVASLLLFSTALLTGNGWLTTAAGAAAVLAALVPLRAAVKPWLGVIRAYVLLVLIMGLIAGIHFMPLSFDMDRALSSVHQMVKLLLVMMLGMPFMSLMTPFRLQRAIEQTFGRLAWYGFPVTPIALTVTLMFRFIPLLSREWGRFTLIAHARGKHGGKPGSMPLKQIAPAFIPYLRSILRMAEQLADALEARGIGHPNARPTQGFKLAFTRQDGYLFAASAIASIILVLFEQL; this is encoded by the coding sequence ATGGCTGACTGGCTGCTTGATCAAGTTGTTGTGAAGTCAGGGGAAGGCCATACACTGCTTCAAACAGATAAGGTGACGATACGCGCGGGCGGGATCACCCTTATTACCGGGCCTAATGGAGCGGGAAAAACAACGCTGCTGGAGGCTATGGCCGGTCTTCGTTTATTAACGGAAGGGCGGATTTGGCTTGGTGAAGCTCCATTATGGCTTCCGGAGAAAAGAAACCGGCTGAACCGGGAAGTGCTGCTAGGCTTCGGCATTGCCATGCAGCATTCTGATGCCCAGTGGTTTCATGGAACGGTCCGGGAAGAATTGAGTTATTCTGCAAAACCTTACCGCAAGGCAGAAAAGGATTGGGATATGCGCATGGAAGCCACTTTGCTGCATACAGGTTTGTCCTTAGACATGTTGGAACGCGACCCATGGTCATTAAGCGGAGGCGAACAAAAGCGGTTGTCGATCGCATGTTTGCTCGTCTGCGAGCCGGAATGGCTGCTGCTGGATGAACCTGCAGCGGGGCTTGATGCGGAAGGGATCAGCCGCCTTGCCGGGCTGCTTGCCGCCCATAAAGCGGCTGGGGGCGGGGCGGTTGTCATTACGCATGACCTTGACGCTTTGCTGCCGGTTGCAGACACGGTTATCGCTGTAGATGGCGGCACCGTCTGCGAAGCGGCTTCAGCTGCAGATTGGGCGGCTGCCCATCCTGCAGCTGCGCCTCAGGCGCTTCGCGCGCTGGCACAGCTGCGCGCGGCTGGTCTGCTGCCGCCGCAGCCGGAAGGCGCGAGCGGCGTACCGCTGTGGCCGGCGCCGCGCGAGCTGGCGGCGGCATTGGCCGGGCGGCTGGCGCAGCGCCCGGCAGCGGCGCTTGCACCGCCGGCGCGCGGCGCGCGAGCCGCTGCTGGCGCCGAAGGCGCATATGCTGCGCCGCCGGCAGCGGCGCCCCGCGCCACGCGCGGCATGGCTGCCCTGCCTGCGGCAGCCGCGCATAGCGCCGAAGGCGCTCGCGCAGCAGTGCGGGGCGTTGCCCGCGCCCGCGCGCCGATCGCGGAGCGATTCGATCCGCGCACGCTGGTTGCCTCGCTGCTGCTGTTTTCAACAGCGCTGTTAACCGGAAACGGCTGGCTGACGACCGCTGCGGGAGCAGCGGCAGTGCTTGCGGCGCTTGTGCCGCTGCGGGCGGCGGTAAAGCCGTGGCTTGGCGTTATCCGCGCCTATGTATTGCTTGTGCTCATTATGGGACTTATAGCCGGCATTCATTTCATGCCGTTAAGCTTTGATATGGATCGTGCGTTATCAAGCGTGCATCAAATGGTCAAGCTGCTGCTTGTTATGATGCTGGGGATGCCGTTTATGTCGTTAATGACGCCGTTTCGGCTGCAGCGGGCGATTGAGCAAACCTTTGGGCGGCTGGCCTGGTACGGCTTCCCGGTAACGCCGATTGCATTAACGGTTACGTTAATGTTTCGGTTTATCCCTCTCCTTTCCCGGGAATGGGGCCGTTTTACCCTTATTGCTCATGCCAGAGGCAAACACGGAGGCAAGCCGGGCAGTATGCCGCTTAAACAAATCGCGCCTGCCTTTATCCCGTATTTGCGTTCCATTCTCCGCATGGCGGAACAGCTGGCCGATGCGCTCGAAGCCCGCGGCATCGGGCATCCGAACGCCCGTCCTACACAAGGATTTAAGCTGGCCTTTACTAGGCAAGACGGTTATTTGTTTGCGGCTTCAGCTATAGCAAGCATCATCCTGGTCTTATTCGAACAGCTGTAA
- the miaB gene encoding tRNA (N6-isopentenyl adenosine(37)-C2)-methylthiotransferase MiaB, which produces MKESVNSPDSASGKAKDYSKYFDFSDAKVISQEEGKTTYRIKGRTIQVNSAPNHKDEKRRGKQDVAVYYDFSIPEELRTIGIGKFYLIQTYGCQMNEHDTEVMKGMFEQMGYTATEDRMVADVILLNTCAIRENAEDKVFGELGHLKTLKQERPGLLLGVCGCMSQEETVVSRIMRKHAHVDMIFGTHNIHRLPQLLQDAYFNKEMVVEVWSKEGDIIENVPKKREGMRAWVNIMYGCDKFCTYCIVPYTRGKERSRRPQDVIDEVRQLARQGFQEITLLGQNVNAYGKDFEDMDYRFGDLMKDISQIDIPRIRFTTSHPRDFDDHLIEVLAGRGNLVEHIHLPVQSGSTQTLKIMNRKYTRESYLELVRKIKAAIPDVNLTTDIIVGFPGETDEQFEETMSLVREVGFSMAYTFIYSAREGTPAAGMEDNVPLEVKKQRLARLNALMAELSLASNRKLLGETIEVLVEGESKNNASVLSGRTRTNKLVHFEGPKEWIGQFVHVQVTDVLTWYIKAEAISGPVKAEAVS; this is translated from the coding sequence ATGAAGGAGAGCGTCAACTCACCGGATTCTGCTTCCGGCAAAGCAAAGGACTACTCCAAATATTTTGATTTTTCGGATGCGAAAGTGATCAGCCAGGAAGAAGGAAAAACGACTTACCGGATTAAAGGACGCACCATTCAAGTGAATTCCGCGCCAAACCATAAGGATGAGAAGCGGCGGGGCAAGCAGGATGTTGCGGTCTATTATGATTTTTCCATTCCGGAAGAGCTGCGAACGATCGGCATCGGCAAATTTTATTTAATACAAACCTACGGCTGCCAAATGAATGAGCATGACACCGAAGTGATGAAGGGCATGTTCGAGCAAATGGGCTATACAGCCACGGAAGACCGGATGGTTGCGGACGTTATTTTGCTGAATACATGTGCCATACGCGAAAATGCGGAGGATAAAGTATTCGGCGAGCTTGGCCATCTGAAAACGTTAAAGCAGGAGCGCCCGGGGCTGCTGCTTGGCGTATGCGGCTGCATGTCGCAGGAAGAAACGGTCGTTTCCCGCATTATGCGCAAGCATGCCCATGTCGACATGATTTTTGGCACGCACAATATCCATCGCCTGCCGCAGCTGCTGCAGGATGCCTACTTCAACAAGGAAATGGTCGTTGAAGTATGGTCGAAGGAAGGCGACATTATTGAGAATGTGCCGAAAAAACGCGAAGGCATGCGCGCGTGGGTGAACATCATGTACGGCTGCGACAAATTTTGCACGTACTGCATCGTGCCTTATACGCGCGGCAAAGAGCGCAGCAGGCGTCCGCAGGACGTTATTGACGAAGTGCGCCAACTGGCGCGCCAAGGGTTTCAAGAAATTACGCTGCTGGGGCAAAATGTTAACGCCTACGGCAAAGATTTTGAAGATATGGATTACCGGTTTGGCGATCTTATGAAAGACATTTCGCAAATCGACATTCCGCGTATCCGCTTTACGACCAGCCATCCGCGCGATTTCGACGATCATTTGATCGAAGTGCTGGCAGGACGCGGCAATCTGGTGGAGCATATCCATTTGCCGGTTCAGTCGGGCAGTACGCAAACGCTGAAAATCATGAACCGCAAGTATACGCGCGAATCGTACCTCGAGCTGGTTCGCAAAATTAAAGCGGCCATTCCTGACGTCAATCTGACAACCGATATTATTGTTGGTTTCCCTGGCGAAACGGATGAGCAGTTCGAAGAAACGATGTCGCTTGTTCGCGAGGTCGGCTTCAGTATGGCGTATACATTTATTTATTCGGCGCGCGAAGGCACGCCGGCCGCCGGCATGGAGGACAACGTTCCTCTCGAGGTGAAGAAACAACGCCTCGCCCGCCTCAATGCGCTGATGGCAGAGCTTAGCCTGGCAAGCAACCGGAAGCTGCTTGGTGAAACCATTGAAGTTCTGGTTGAGGGAGAAAGCAAAAACAATGCCAGCGTATTGTCAGGACGTACGCGTACGAACAAGCTGGTCCATTTTGAAGGACCAAAGGAATGGATCGGGCAATTTGTACATGTACAAGTAACGGATGTGTTAACCTGGTATATTAAAGCGGAAGCGATCAGCGGACCGGTTAAAGCTGAAGCCGTATCCTAA
- a CDS encoding GNAT family N-acetyltransferase → MRIRAATANDIISISEVHVDSWRTTYKGIVPDPFLANLNIEQRKRYWDYFFEQKQPEDPVWVAETDDGQIVGFANGGKSR, encoded by the coding sequence ATGCGAATAAGGGCGGCTACGGCAAATGACATCATATCAATCTCGGAAGTTCATGTCGACAGCTGGAGAACAACCTACAAAGGCATTGTACCAGACCCTTTTTTGGCGAACTTAAATATAGAACAACGGAAACGTTATTGGGATTACTTTTTTGAACAAAAGCAGCCGGAAGATCCGGTTTGGGTTGCCGAAACGGACGACGGTCAAATCGTAGGCTTTGCGAACGGAGGCAAATCGCGGTAA
- the pduL gene encoding phosphate propanoyltransferase, with protein sequence MVHKIVPVGVSARHIHLSQQHVELLFGEGYQLTEAKPLSQPGQYAANETVAVTGPKGSFPKVRILGPARKATQLEVSRTDAFALGINPPVRESGNIAGSAGITIKGPAGELTIEEGVIVAARHIHFHTTDAEKWGIQDKQLLKVRFEGERGVVFENVIARVSPDFALDMHIDTDEANAAGISNGDKAQIIE encoded by the coding sequence ATGGTACATAAAATCGTTCCGGTGGGCGTATCCGCCAGACATATTCATTTATCGCAACAACATGTTGAACTCTTGTTTGGAGAAGGCTATCAGCTGACGGAAGCGAAACCGCTCTCTCAGCCCGGCCAATATGCGGCGAATGAAACGGTGGCTGTAACCGGGCCAAAAGGCAGCTTCCCGAAAGTCCGTATTTTGGGTCCGGCGCGTAAAGCAACGCAGCTGGAAGTTTCACGTACGGATGCATTTGCGCTGGGTATCAATCCGCCGGTACGCGAGTCGGGCAATATTGCCGGTTCGGCAGGAATTACCATTAAAGGGCCGGCGGGCGAGCTGACGATCGAGGAAGGCGTCATTGTTGCCGCCAGACATATTCATTTTCATACGACCGATGCAGAGAAGTGGGGCATTCAGGATAAACAGCTGCTGAAAGTCCGTTTTGAAGGCGAACGCGGCGTTGTGTTTGAAAATGTTATTGCGCGGGTATCGCCTGATTTTGCGCTGGATATGCATATTGATACGGACGAAGCGAATGCGGCAGGCATCAGCAACGGCGATAAAGCGCAAATCATTGAGTAG
- a CDS encoding 2-oxoacid:ferredoxin oxidoreductase subunit beta, with protein sequence MATFKDFRNNVKPNWCPGCGDFSIQAAIQRAAANVGLEPEQLAVISGIGCSGRISGYINAYGLHGIHGRALPIAQGVKLANRELTVIASGGDGDGFAIGMGHTIHAIRRNLNITYIVMDNQIYGLTKGQTSPRSAEGFVTKSTPEGSIESTLSPLEIAMSAGATFVAQSFSSDLKQLTALIEAGIKHEGFSLINVFSPCVTFNKINTYDWFKERVVNLEQFPDYDATNRIAAMNKIMETEGMLTGLIYQNTERKSYEDMIPGFQPEALAKQDLALSQDQFDSLLAEFK encoded by the coding sequence ATGGCTACATTTAAAGACTTTAGAAATAATGTCAAACCGAACTGGTGCCCGGGCTGCGGAGATTTCTCCATTCAAGCCGCGATCCAGCGGGCGGCTGCCAATGTCGGTCTGGAGCCGGAACAGCTTGCCGTCATATCGGGCATCGGCTGCTCCGGCCGTATTTCCGGTTATATTAATGCATACGGCTTGCACGGCATCCACGGCCGCGCGCTGCCGATTGCCCAAGGGGTCAAGCTGGCGAACCGCGAGCTGACCGTCATCGCCTCCGGCGGCGACGGCGACGGCTTTGCGATCGGGATGGGCCATACCATCCATGCGATTCGCCGCAACTTGAATATTACGTACATCGTCATGGACAATCAGATTTACGGCCTTACTAAAGGCCAAACGTCGCCGCGCAGCGCGGAAGGTTTTGTAACGAAATCTACGCCGGAAGGCTCGATCGAGTCGACGCTTTCGCCGCTTGAAATCGCAATGTCGGCTGGCGCGACGTTTGTGGCACAATCGTTTTCGAGTGATTTGAAGCAGCTGACAGCTTTAATTGAAGCCGGAATTAAGCACGAAGGCTTTTCGCTCATCAACGTGTTTAGTCCTTGCGTTACGTTTAATAAGATCAACACGTACGACTGGTTTAAGGAGCGTGTCGTTAATTTGGAGCAGTTTCCGGATTATGATGCGACGAACCGGATTGCGGCCATGAATAAAATTATGGAGACGGAAGGCATGCTGACCGGCTTGATCTACCAGAACACGGAACGGAAATCGTACGAGGACATGATTCCGGGCTTCCAGCCTGAGGCGTTGGCGAAACAGGATTTGGCGCTTTCGCAGGACCAATTCGACAGTCTTCTGGCGGAATTTAAGTAA
- a CDS encoding RicAFT regulatory complex protein RicA family protein, producing the protein MAEHHASAHSSQQDQHHDHNCSSDFNGIPEFDTRDLLVREDIMKKAKELASLISTSDEVQFYQRAEKQIQTNDRVQKLITQIKKKQKELVAFETTFKNEQMVKKIEGEMEKLQDELDGIPIVSEFQQSQADINYLLQLVVSIVRDTVAEKINVEAAQQAEEPDQCD; encoded by the coding sequence ATGGCCGAGCATCATGCATCAGCTCATTCATCTCAACAAGACCAACACCACGACCATAACTGTTCATCCGATTTTAACGGGATTCCGGAATTCGATACCCGCGATCTTCTCGTACGGGAAGATATTATGAAGAAAGCAAAAGAACTCGCAAGCCTTATTTCGACTTCCGATGAGGTGCAGTTTTATCAGCGGGCGGAGAAACAAATTCAGACCAATGATCGTGTTCAGAAGCTGATCACCCAAATTAAAAAGAAGCAAAAAGAGCTGGTTGCGTTTGAAACGACGTTTAAAAATGAGCAAATGGTTAAAAAAATAGAAGGGGAAATGGAGAAGCTCCAAGATGAGCTCGACGGGATCCCTATCGTATCCGAATTTCAACAAAGCCAAGCGGATATTAACTATTTGCTGCAGCTGGTCGTGTCGATCGTAAGAGACACCGTAGCGGAGAAAATAAACGTTGAAGCGGCGCAGCAAGCAGAAGAACCTGATCAGTGCGATTAA
- a CDS encoding energy-coupling factor ABC transporter ATP-binding protein has product MENFFLNPYLIELVNVSAVQPSPEGRPFRLRNIHLSIKRGEWITVLGRNGSGKSTLVRLLAGARFAAAEGKLIRDPMLHIDGRPIPIVMQHPEASVIGTTPWEDMMLMLEQHGYPGERIAEAAEDAFRQTGLSEIQHHPVETLSGGQKQLTAIASCLAAQAPLLLLDEPTANLDPDASKLVLERVKAANREGMAVVWVTQRLDELREGDRVVAMNNGEVYFDGSAERFFERSSDSGPSATSVCEQLGFPAPYVIETAWELEAQGIRLDPLPLTAEALVEAVIRNG; this is encoded by the coding sequence TTGGAAAACTTTTTTTTAAATCCATATTTAATCGAGCTGGTCAACGTCTCAGCCGTGCAGCCTTCGCCGGAAGGGCGTCCGTTTCGGCTAAGGAATATCCATTTGTCCATTAAACGCGGCGAATGGATCACCGTTCTTGGCCGAAATGGCAGCGGAAAAAGCACGCTGGTCCGCCTGTTGGCCGGTGCGCGTTTTGCTGCGGCAGAAGGAAAGCTGATCCGAGATCCGATGTTACATATAGACGGCCGTCCTATCCCTATCGTGATGCAGCATCCGGAGGCATCTGTTATAGGAACCACACCTTGGGAAGATATGATGCTGATGCTGGAGCAGCACGGTTATCCGGGTGAACGGATTGCTGAAGCAGCTGAAGACGCGTTCCGGCAAACCGGATTATCCGAAATACAACATCATCCGGTCGAAACATTGTCCGGCGGGCAAAAGCAGCTGACGGCCATTGCATCTTGCCTGGCGGCTCAAGCCCCTCTATTGCTGCTTGATGAGCCTACGGCCAATCTGGATCCGGATGCGTCAAAGCTTGTGCTTGAACGAGTGAAAGCAGCCAACCGGGAAGGCATGGCAGTCGTATGGGTGACTCAGCGGCTCGATGAGCTGCGCGAAGGAGACCGGGTTGTAGCGATGAATAACGGAGAGGTTTATTTTGATGGTTCCGCTGAGCGTTTTTTTGAACGCTCGTCCGATTCCGGCCCGAGCGCGACAAGCGTGTGTGAGCAGCTTGGCTTCCCGGCTCCGTATGTGATTGAGACGGCGTGGGAGCTGGAAGCGCAGGGGATCCGGCTTGATCCGCTGCCATTAACGGCGGAAGCGCTTGTTGAGGCGGTGATCCGAAATGGCTGA